A stretch of the Lolium perenne isolate Kyuss_39 chromosome 3, Kyuss_2.0, whole genome shotgun sequence genome encodes the following:
- the LOC139837921 gene encoding uncharacterized protein, with translation MSYFLLNLRRLTFLSGCLAVEAAKVPRLESDLRAARAQCAESEEAGRSSAAKLKLAEQELARLRLLEQNHLSELNSLRTAEKEKVDDLSRRLTEVEKQRLVLQEEVTAKSTELTATAKRWTDEIGALDRGLAAAFPETQDAALAAVGVARESRRQETGEGSSEYFSMEDHMASMAARVEPITKLGWELRKAVEELAPMLWPEEAVPQDISSLTSLMERAPDRFLDWKESATRAGADMALSFVLSWYNEVDLGQLEFRRAGVEDKLPAELKAAHLARASAIADFVDKDVGLEWIKSSRETTRELRQVLLVDGKAHVKYVVMGEYNGRRCINGPAA, from the exons atgtcttattttcttttgaatcttcgccggctgacgtttctttccggctgcctcgcagttgaagccgccaaggtcccgcggctggagtcggatctccgggctgctcgcgcccagtgcgccgagagcgaggaggcgggccgttcttcagccgccaagctcaagctagctgagcaggagctggcacggctgcgcctgctggagcagaaccacctctctgagctcaactcccttaggacggcggagaaggagaaggtggacgatctgagccggcggctaacggaggtggagaagcagcggcttgtgctgcaagaggaggtcaccgccaagtccacggagctgacggctaccgccaagcgctggacggatgagattggcgcacttgatcgcggcttggcgg cggccttcccggagacgcaggacgcggctttggcagccgttggcgttgcgcgcgagtccaggaggcaggaaaccggcgagggcagctcggagtatttctccatggaggaccacatggcgtccatggctgcccgcgtcgagcccatcaccaagctcggctgggagctccggaaggcggttgaagagctggcgccgatgctgtggcctgaggaggcggtgccgcaggatatctccagcctcacctccctgatggagcgggcgccggatcgcttcctcgactggaaggagtcggccacgcgcgctggcgccgacatggcgctgtccttcgtcctctcttggtacaacgaggtggacctggggcagcttgagttccggcgagccggcgtggaggacaagctcccagccgaactcAAGGCTGCCCATCTTGCCcgggccagcgccatcgccgacttcgtcgacaagg ACGTGGGCCTCGAGtggatcaagagcagcagagagaCGACGAGGGAGCTAAGGCAGGTCCTATTGGTAGACGGGAAGGCACATGTGAAGTACGTCGTCATGGGCGAATACAATGGCAGACGGTGCATCAACGGGCCAGCTGCCTAG